The Pleurodeles waltl isolate 20211129_DDA chromosome 6, aPleWal1.hap1.20221129, whole genome shotgun sequence genome has a segment encoding these proteins:
- the LOC138301772 gene encoding proteoglycan 4-like, which translates to MGHDQENPGFQKTYPHQKRTEQLEGRKCVQKILRPRTRHPVHRPSLRTAKPGAKAPYFRILWGGKHIQHRKTPQVNQAMKQRQPEGEKLRRRNDPERTNPSRNPENESEQEALPSTPANSRSVWPPEATKTPGPKPTPSKPPNRRGWHRSSLPPGEEEIKSPPHEEEPAPATNPTPCEQTPTQESLSEENSTPETNERETSSSGKEDETVPTVLEKTLKPNDPADVTTEWLWEQAATRSTTHVTGGTPTASPTQSPNPEESEMGPENNQILGRDQI; encoded by the exons ATGGGGCacgatcaagagaaccctggctttcagaagacgtaccctcaccagaaaCGCACAGAGCAACTGGAAGGGCGGAAATGCGTACAAAAgatcctgaggccaaggacacgacatcccgtccaccgcccaagcctgaggacaGCGAAACCGGGAGCGAAAGCACCTTACTTTCGCATTCTCTGGggaggcaaacacatccaacaccggaagaccccacagGTGAACCAGGCAATGAAACAGAGACaaccggagggagaaaagctgagacgaaggaatgacccgg aacgtACAAACCCATCAAGGAAtcctgaaaatgaatcagagcAAGAAGCACTGCCTTCAACTCCTGCCAATTCGAGGAGCGTCTGGCCTCCAGaggcgaccaaaacccctggacctaagccgaccccatccaagcctcccaaccggagaggctggcatcggtcgtcactacCACCGGGTGAGGAGGAGATAAAGTCACCCCCACACGAAGAAGagccggcaccagccaccaacccaactccctgcgaacaAACCCCGACACAGGAATCCTTGTCCGAAGAGAACTCGACCCCGGAGACCAACGAACGagaaaccagttcatcaggcaaagaagatgaaaccgtGCCCACGGTACTAGAAAAAACACTgaagccaaatgaccctgcagacgtaaccacTGAATGGCTCTGGGAGCAGGCTGCGACAAGATCGACAACACATGTGACTGGAGGCACACCAACCGCTTCTCCCACACAGTCACCAAACCCTGAAGAGTCAGAAATGGGGCCCGAGAACAACCAGATCctgggaagggaccaaatctga